The following is a genomic window from Dermatophilaceae bacterium Soc4.6.
GACCCCGACCTGGGGCGGATCACGGTGGACGAGTACGTGACACGGTGGATCGTCGAGCACCGGTTGAGCCCTCGTACCCGCGATCTCTACGAGGGGCTGAACCGGCTGCACATCAGGCCGTACCTCGGCGCGGTCCCGCTGGGGGTGATGTCGACGGAAAAGGTGCGCGCCTGGCGTTCCGAGCTGCTCCGGACGGGACGCTCCGAGGGTGTGGTAGCCAAGTCGTACCGGCTGCTGCGTGCCGCGATGAACACCGCCGTCGACGACGGGCGGATCGGCCGGAACCCATGCCGGCTCAAGGGCGCCGACGCTGCGCACTCAGCCGAACGCCCGGTGGCGTCGGTGGCACAGGTGTTCGCCCTGGCCGACGCCATTGGTCCTCAGTACCGGGCGTTCGTGCTGACGGCGGCGCTGACCAGTCTGCGGTGGGGCGAGCTGATCGCGCTGCGGCGCATGGACCTCGACCTGGTCACCGGCGTGGCCTACGTGCACCGGAGTCTCATCGAGACCGGTGGGCGGCTGGCTGTCGGCCCACCGAAGAACAACAGCGTCCGCACGGTGACACTGCCCAGGGTGCTCGTCGACGAGCTGTCGCTGCACCTCGCAGCTCGAGTGCCGGCGGGCGCTGAGTCGCTGGTCTTCACCGGCGAGAGGGGCGCGACCCCGCGGCGCGGGAACTGGCGGGCCAACGTCGGCTGGGTCGACGCCGTCGCCGAGGCCGGCATCCCGGCGGGCTTCCACTTCCACGACCTGAGGCACACCGGGAACCACCTCGTCGCCCAGGCCGGGGCCTCGACCCGCGAGCTGATGCAGCGGATGGGGCACTCCACGATGCGAGCGGCACTGATCTACCAGCACGCCACCGAGGCACGATCCCAAGCCCTGGCCGAGCGGCTGAATGCCCTCGTCGTGGCCGAGCAGGACGGCCGGTCGCAGCGATGAACGCGCCGACCATTGGGCACGTAGTGGGCACGCGGCCAAGGATCCCCAGCAAGGGGAGTGAGGCGGGCCGACACTGGCAGGCCTGTGACCTGCGCTTTCGCGTGTGGAGCGGGCGACGAGAATCGAACTCGCGTGTCCAGCTTGGGAAGCTGGCGCTCTACCATTGAGCTACGCCCGCACTGCCATCCGTCTCCGGGTGACGCGTGAGGCAGCATAACCGATCTGCCGCGAGCCGACCGCAGGCGGTGGGGACGACGGCATACGGGACGGGCGGTGTGGGCGGGACCGCGGGCCGATAGCCTGCGCAGGTGCTGCTCTCCGACAGGGACATCCGCGCCGAGGTCGAGGCCGGGCGCGTCCGACTGGACCCGTGGGACCCCGAGATGGTCCAGCCGTCGAGCGTCGACGTGCGGCTCGACAAGTACTTCCGGCTCTTCGACAACCACAAGTACCCCTACATCGACCCCGCCGAGGAGCAGCCCGACCTCACCCGGCTGGTCGAGGTCGCGAGCGACGAGCCCTTCATCCTGCACCCCGGCGAGTTCGTGCTCGGGTCGATCCTCGAGACCGTCACCCTGCCCGACGACGTCGCCGCGCGCGTCGAGGGCAAGTCGAGCCTGGGACGCCTGGGGCTGCTGACGCACGCGACGGCCGGCTTCGTCGACCCCGGCTTCAGCGGGCACGTGACCCTCGAGCTGTCCAACGTCGCGACCCTGCCGATCAAGCTGTGGCCGGGGATGAAGGTGGGCCAGCTGTGCTTCTTCCGCCTGTCCAGCCCGGTCGAGCACGCCTACGGCAGCGCGAAGCACGGGTCGCACTACCAGGGCCAGCGCGGACCGACGGCGAGCCGGTCCTACGAGAACTTCCACCGCACGCAGGTCTGACCGCCTGAGGCTGGTCACCGCGCACGCGGTGGGGCAGACTGGACGAAACGGGAGCGAGGTGTCGTTCCCGGACATCAGGTGAGGACCTCCGTCCTCACCCCGGCCGGTCTCGGAGGCTGTATGCGACTGCGCACCGCGACCGACGTCGGTGACCTGGTGCGTGATGCCCGCCGCGCGATGGGGCTGACCCAGGGCGAGCTCGCCCGCCAGGCCGGGGTGACCAGCCGCTGGCTCTCGGGTCTCGAGGACGGCAAGGACCGCGTCGACCTCGGGCCGGCCCTGCGGGTGCTCGACCTCCTCGGGGTCTCGCTCGAGGCGACGACGCAGGTGCGTGCCTGCGGCGAACCCGCCCGCGTCGACCTCGACGCGCTCATCCGGTCGCACCTGCCGGTGGAGCCGTGGCAGCACCCCCCGGCGTAGGCCCGCGAGGTGGATGAGGCCCATCGAACCTCTACTGGGATCTGACTGGTAACGTCTTCCCATGGAAGCGACGATGGACTCCGTTGGTCGGGTGGTGGTGCCCAAAGCCATGCGCGATGCCCTGGGCCTGCTCCCCGGGTCGAAGGTCGACATCTCGGTCTACGGCGCCGGCCTCCAGCTCGTCCCGGCCGGCCGGACGGCCCGGATCGTCGCGGACTCCGGGGTCCTGGTGGTGGCCGCCGTGACGCCGATCGACGATGACATCGTCTTCGGGCTCATCGACTCCGGCCGTCGGTGACCCTGCTCGCCCTCGACACCAGCGTCGCCATCCCCCTGCTGGTCCGTAGTCACACGGAGCACCTCGCGGTGGCTCGGTGGTGGGCCGGGCGAGACGTCGTCCTGAGCGGGCACGCGGCAGTCGAGACCTATTCGGTGCTGACGCGCCTTCCCGGAGACGCCCGGGTGTCCGCGGTCGACGCTGCGCGCTTGATGTCGAGCAGGTTCGGGCCACCACTGGTGCTCGACCCAGCGGATCAGGTCGATCTGCCTCACGAGCTGGCGCGAGCAGGCATCGTCGGCGGTGCGGCCTACGACGCAGTGGTTGCCCTCGCCGCCATGCGCCACGGTGCGGTCCTGGCGACGCGAGACGGCCGGGCTCGCCTGACCTACGAGGCGATCGGGGTCAGGCACGAGGTCGTCGGCTGAGACCCGTGCGACCCTGGCGTCAGTAGGCGCTGACTCCCCGCACCCGGTGCCCCACGGCGACCGACTCTCCCGACACGGCTCCCGCCGCCCGTGACGCCAGGAACACCACGACCGCCGCGACCTGCTCGGGCGTCGACTCCCCGGGCGCCCCGACCGCGACCTCGGTCGCCGCGCCGTCCCGGACGACTCCCGGGTGCACGACGTTGACCGTCACCCCGGTGCCCGCGCACTCGTCGGCGAGCCCCTTGCTGAGGATCGCCACTGCGCCGTTGCGCACCGCCCCGGTGATCGAGCCCGTCAGGAAGGCGTTCTGCCCACTGACGTTGACGACCCGGCCGAAGCCCGCCCCCCGCATCCCGGGAAGCACGGCGTTGGCACACCTCAGGTAGCCCATCGCCTTGGCCTCGAAGGCCTGCGCCACCTGCTGCGGGTCGCTGTTGCGCGCCGGGTCGAGGGTGCGTGCCGACGGCGCAGCCGCGTTGACCAGCACCCCGATCGCCCCGTGACGGGCGACGATCTCGTCCACACCACGGCGGATGGAGTCGTCGTCGCCCGAGTCGAGCACCATCGTCTCGACGGACCCGCCGATCGCCTCTGCGGCGGCCGCCAGCGTCTGCGGGGTGCGCCCCGCGAGCACCACCGTCGCGCCCTCCGCCTGCAGTGCGCGGCCGACGGCGCGGCCGATCAGCCCGCCACCCCCGACGACGAGGGCGACGACACCGTCCAGTCCAAGATCCATGCCCCGACCGTATGCCGTCACTGCCACACGGGTCAGGGGTGGTCGCGCGCCCAGAGCGCCGCGCTGGTGCGGTCGGCGACGCCGATCTCGCGGAAGACCCGGCCCAGGTGGGCCTTCACCGTGCGCTCGCTGATGCCGAGCTTGCGCCCGATCTGCTTGTTGGCCAGGCCTTCTGCGACGTGCGCGAGCACCTCGCGCTCCCGACTCGACAGCCCGTCGCCCGGCCGGGGTGCCCCCGAGGTGGGCAGCAGCACCCGCGCGATCCGCGGGTCCAGGGGCACGTGACCGGCGGCCGCGGAGCGGACCGCCGCGAGCAGCTCTGCGGGCTCGCAGTCCTTCAGCAGGTAGCCGATCGCGCCGGCCGCGAGCGCATCGGTGACGCGCTCGCGGTCCGAGAAGGAGGTCAGCACCACGACGCGCGTCTCCGGCGAGGCGAGCAGCACCTCGCGGGTGGCCTGGACCCCGTCCATCACCGGCATCGAGAGGTCCATCAGCACCACGTCGGGCGTCAGCTGCGCGGCGAGCTCGACGGCCGCGCGCCCGTCGGCCGCCTGCCCGACGACGTGCAGGTCGTCGGCGGCCTCGACGAGCGTGGCCAGGCCGGTGCGCACCATCTGGTGGTCGTCGACGAGCAGGACGGTGGTGGCGCCGGTCATGAGGATCCCTCGGGCAGGACGAGACGCCAGTGGGTGCCGGCGCCGGGCGCGGAGGCCACCTCGAGGTGGGCCCCCGCGTCGGTGGTGAGGTCGCGGAGCACGCGCAGCCCGAAGTGGCCGTGCTCCGGCTGCGTGAGTCGGGCGCTGTCGAAGCCGGGCCCGTCGTCGAGCACGTCGAGGACCACGCGCCCCTGACCGTCGCGGTGCAGCGCCACCGTGGCGGTGCAGGGGGCCGCGTGCTTCGCCGCGTTGCGCAGGCACTCCTGGGCGACCCGGAAGAGCAGCCGCTCCTCGTCGGGCGCCAGCGACGCCGCGGTGTCGGCATCGAGGTCGAGCCGGGCGTCGACCCCCTTGGCGGCGACCCCCTGTGCGAGGTCGGAGAGGGCGGCGCCGACCCCGGCGTCGGCGAGGCTCGGCGGGTAGATGTCGACGAGCAGGGTGCGCAGGACCCGTATGGTGCCGCGCACCGTGCCGGCCAGCTGGTCGAGCTCGACCCCGAGGGGCTCGCGCCCCTGCGTCCGGGCGTGCAGGGCTGCGCCCGAGACCGCGTACGACGTGGCGACGAGGTCCTGCACCGGGCCTTCGTGCAGGGTCGCCGCGATCCGGCGACGCTCGTCGGCCGACGCGTCGACGGCGTGCTGGAGCAGCTGCTCGCGCTGGGTCTGGGCGGCGGACAGGCGCTTGGTGAGGCTCCACACGAGGGGGGTGAGCAGCACGAGCAGCAGCAGCAGGGCCGAGAAGATGACGCCGAGGAAGCCGCGGGTCAGCTGCGAGGCGCGGTCCTCGACCGGGCCGTAGGGCGCGTAGATCTCGAAGAGCACCTCGCGTCCCGTGCTGGTCCACACCGGACGGTAGACCTCGAGGAGCCGGCCGCCGGTCTCGAACTCGTTTTCCTTCTGGGTCAGGTCGGAGACGTTGGCGCGCGTCGCCGGGTGCGCGAGCGCCGCCTTCTGCTCGGGGTCGAGCTCGAAGACACGGCCGACGAGCAGCGGCTCGTCGGCGTAGATGACGGTGCCCGTGGGGCTCCAGAGCTTGACCCTGGCGATGTCCGGGCCGAGCATCCGCTCCCGGACCAGCGTGTCGAAGGCCGCGAGCGCCGCGGGCTGACCGCTCGCGAGGTCGTCGGTCAGCACCGGCTGGACGAGGGTCGTCGCGAGCAGGTCGGTCATCCGGCCCGCGTCGTTGACCGCCTCGCGCTCGGCCAGTCGGCCCGCCGCGAGGGTGCCGAGCACGGCGACGGACGCGAGCACGGCGACGACCCCCGCGACCAGCTGGAGGAGGACCCGGCGAGCCGAGACCGTGCCGTCCCCGCCCTCGCGCAGGGAGGGCCGTGACACCGTCACCCACTGCGGCGGGCCGCTGTCGGCCGGCGTCTCCTGCGGCTGGGGGAGCACCGGGAGCGGACGCGTGGCCTTCGCCGCCGGGTCCGGTGGGGGTTCCGACGGCGGGGCCACGTGCCGGGGGGCGCTCGTCACGAGTGGTCGGACCCGCTGTGGTCGGACCGGCCGGAGCGGTCGTCGACCGAGGAGCTGGGCGCGGACGTTGACGAGCTGCCGCGCAGCCCACCGCGGTCGTCGCCGACCCGCGTGGTGGCTGACGAGGTCGGCTGGTCGTCGGAGGTGCCCGGCGGGCGCTCGCCGCCGCGGTCGTCACCCGGCTCGGCCGACTCCAGCGTGCGTGAGGGGGAGGGGGTGGCGGCGGCCGTGCGGGAGGGGGCCGGGGTGCTCGTCGGGGAGGGCGACTCGTCGTCGACGACCTGGGCGCTGGTGGGCACCCGCACGGGGATGTCGCCGGAGAAGGAGGCGTTGCCGAGTAGCCCGACGACGGCTGGTGAGAGCGCGACGAGCAGGGCAGCGGTGGACAGGGCGAGACGTTTCATCAGGGGTTCCTTAGGCGATTGTCACCCATGGCCCGGCCCGGCGGGGCTTGATGCTCCGACCGGGCGGGGGACGGGAGGTGGAGTGGAGGGTCCGGGCCCCGAGGGGCCTCGACGGTGGGTCGGGTCAGCGCAGGGTGAGTGCGCCGCGGCAGGTCTCGCCGGTGGCGGCGTTGGTCGCGACAGCGACGACCCTGTCGGCGCCGGCCCGGTTGGGGGTGAGCTTGCGAGCCGTGAAGGAGCCGGAGGGGCCCACGGTGACGGCGGTGCCGGCGAAGACCGAGGCTCCGTTGTCCTGGAGGCTGACGGCCCAGGTCTGGCCGACGACGTTGGAGTCGACCTCGAGCTCGATCTGGACCTTGGCGTTGTCGGGCTTCGCCTTGAGCTTCCAGGTGCTGCTCGCCGAGCAGCTGCCGCTGGTGCGGACGTCGTGGCCGCCCTTGGCGTTGGCGGCCGCCGTGCCCGAGGCGACGAGGGCGATGGTGACGGCGCCGGCGCCGACGAGGCGCAGGGCGGTGGTGGCAGTGGACATGTCGCGCTCCGGGGGGACGTGGTGGGCCGGTCGGTCCGGCTCCGATGTCTCTACCGTCGCGGCAGGAGGGGGCGGCCCACCATCGGGCGATGGTCGTAGTACCTCCCGGGTGGGGCGGCTCGCGGCTCGGGCCGACGCCTACGATGTTCCTCGTGCCGACCCCCACCGCCGACGTGCGCTGGGAGGCCCAGCCGTCCGTCCCGACGGCCGTGGTGCTCGTGCTGCACGGGGGGCAGGAGGAGAGCACCCGGCGCAACGCCTGGTGGGCCGTGCCGGTCTGGTGGATGGTGCCCTTCGCGCGCACCGTACGACGTGCCGGCGACGGCACCTTCGCCGTCGCGCGGGTGCGCTACGCCGTGCGCGGCTGGAACGGCGTGGCGCAGAGCCCGCTGACCGACGTGCGGGTGATCCTCGAGGACGCGGCTGCGCGCTACCCCGGTGTGCCGGTTGCCCTGGTGGGGCACTCGATGGGTGGTCGCGTCGCCCTGCGCCTGATGGGTGACGAGCGGGTGTCGAGCGTCGTGGCCCTGGCCCCGTGGGTGGCCAAGGCCGACGTCGAGGCCGAGCTGCACGAGGCACACCCAGAGCTGAGGCTGCTGATCGTCCACGGCCTGTCCGACACCGTCACGTCACCGCGAGCGAGCGGCGCGGTCGTGCGCCGGCTGCAGGCCGACGGGGTCGCCGCGAGCTTCGTCGGGCTGGCCCGCGCCAAGCACTCGATGATCCGCCGGCGGCGGCTGTGGGACCGGCTGCTCACCGCCCACCTGCGGGCGACGCTGCTCGGTGAGCCCCTCGACCCCGCGCTGTCGGTGAGCGAGCGCGCTGCTCTCGCGGCGGGCACGGTCGCTCACCTCTGAGGCACGCCCTGCGAGCGGCCGTGTCCCCCAACGCTTCTCAGGCCGGTTCGTCAAGCCCGTCCACCACCGTCAGCGCGGCCGTGAGGTCGGGCCCGGGGTCGTGGTCGCTCTCGTCGACCACGATGCCCTCACACGCGTCGAGCACCTGGCGGAGCGGTCCCCGCAGGGTCACCCGGCGCAGCCGCACCGCGTGCACCGCGGTGAGCAGCTCCCACGCCAGGAGGTGCCGGTAGTCGTCGGCGACCGCGGTGAGCCGGCCCGCAGCGGCGCTCGAGTGGCTGGCGTCGTCCTCCACCGCCGCCGAGAGGTAGGCGGTGCCGAGGCTGCTGGGGGCGGCCGCCACACCGCGCAGGCGCTCGACGCCCGCGGCGGCGGCATACTCCGCGATGAGCAGGCCGGAGGCCCCGGCGTCGACCCCGGCGAGGAAGCGGGGCAACCCCGCGCCGGGGTCGGTGAGCAGGTGCGAGATGCGCGGCAGCCCCGAGGCGGCCGACCGCGCGAGGGCGAGCAGCGTCGCGTCGACCGCGAGCGTGAGGTAGGCCGTGTGGAAGCCCCCGTGGTGCGCCACCGTCGGCGGGTCGGTCGTCGCATCGACGGCCGGGTTCTCCGACCCGGCGTTGGCGAGGGTCTCGACGACGCTCCGCAGCACGGCCAGCTGGTCGAGCAGCGGCCCGTGCACCTGGGGGTATGTGCGCAGCCCGAAGAAGTCCTGCAGCTGCGTCGCCGGCACCACCGGGTCAGGGCCGAGCAGGCCGGTGACCGTCTGCGCGGTGCGGGCCGCCCCGACGAAGGGCGTGACCCGCCCCACCACCGCGCCCAGGGCCTCGACGTTGCCCGCCAGGGCGACGTGCGAGAGGGCGTAGACCGTCATCGCCCGGCGCGACAGCCGCTCGAGCTCGAGGCAGCCGAGCGCCGCCCGCCCGAGGGTGAAGGCGTTGCTCGACATCAGCGGCAGGGCGTCGTGGTCGTGCAGCCGGGACAGCCGGGCGAGGTTCGGCGTGGCCCGCACCTGCCCGTCGGCGCGGGGCCGCTCGCCGAGCAGGGTCAGCCCGACCTCGGCCAGCGCGGTGAGGTCGCCGGTGCCGACGGCCCCCACCGAGTGCACCACGGCCTGGCCTCCGGACTCCTCGGCGAGCAGCCCGACGAGCGCGTCCACGAGGCCGGTCGAGGCGCCGGAGGCTCCGACGAGCAGCTGGTTGACCCGCACGACGAGTCCGGCCCGCACCACGCGCTCGTCGTACGTCGTGCCCCACCCGCCCGCGTGGCTGCGCAACAGTCCCAGCCCGGGCCGCTGGTCGCGGCCGGCCGCGCGGATGACCTGGGTGGGTGGGAGCGGGCGGTCGCGGTTGGCGCCGACCCCGGTGGTGCGCCCGTAGACCTCCCGGGTCAGGGCGACCCGGGCCACGGCCGCCGCCGCCTTCTCGACCCGCTCACGACCGGCTGGGGCGACCTCGACGTCGCCGCCGTCGGCGACGGCAGCCACGTCCTCGAGGGTCAGGTGGGCGCCATCGAGCAGGATCACGGCACGTTTCCTCCAGCCTTGAGCGGGTATGGCGGTGTTCGGTGACGAGGAGCACGACACTGCCGCGGTTGAGGCCAGCAGGAGCATGTGGCAGGCTCGACGACTGCGTCAAGGCATATCGTGCCCCGCTCCCCGCCCGTCTCACCCGCTGCCCGTAGTCAGACCCTTCTGCACCCGACCGCAAGGATGAGACGGATGATCGAGTTCGACTCCGTGACCAAGACCTATCCCGACGGCACGGTGGCGGTGGGCGAGCTCTCGCTCGTGGCCCCGTCAGGGCAGATCACCGTCCTGGTCGGGCCCTCCGGCTGCGGCAAGACGACCTCGCTGCGCATGATCAACCGGATGATCGACCAGAGCAGCGGCCGCATCCTCGTCGACGGCCAGGACACCACGTCGGTCGACCCGGCCGTGCTACGTCGCGGCATCGGCTACGTCATCCAGCACGCCGGTCTCTTCCCGCACCGCACGATCGTCGACAACATCGCCACCGTGCCCCTGCTGCTGGGGTGGGACCGGCGCAAGGCCCGCGACCGCGCCCTCGAGCTGATGGAGCGCGTCGGTCTCGACCACTCGATGGCCAAGCGCTACCCCACGCAGCTGTCCGGTGGGCAGCAGCAGCGCGTCGGCGTCGCGCGCGCGCTCGCGGCCGACCCGCCCGTGATGCTGATGGACGAGCCCTTCTCGGCGGTCGACCCGGTCGTGCGCGAGCAGCTGCAGGACGAGTTCCTGCGCCTGCAGGGCGATCTCGGCAAGACGATCGTCTTCGTCACCCACGACATCGACGAGGCGATCAAGCTCGGCGACCAGGTGGCGGTGCTGCGCGTCGGCGGCCACCTGGCCCAGATCGCCGCCCCGCGAGACCTGCTCAAGGAGCCGACAGACGACTTCGTCGCCGACTTCGTCGGGCGCGACCGCGGCTACCGGTCGCTCAGCTTCCGCACCGGCACGCTGCCGATCCGACCAGAGCCCAGCATCCCCCTCGGTATGCCGGGGGAGCAGCTGCGCGCCTCGACCCAGGCCCCGTGGGTGCTCGTCGTCGACGAGCAGGACCGCCCGGTGGGGTGGGTCGAGCCGTCGAAGGTCACCGACGTGGTCCGCCAGGAGTCGATCCACCGCGGCGGCACCGTGGCGGCCGTCGACGGCTCGCTGCGCGCCGCCCTCGATGCGGCGCTGTCGTCCCCGTCCGGTCGCGGGGTCGTCGTCGGCGCCGACGGGGTCCTGCTCGGTACTGTCCTCCCGCAGGAGGTCGTGACCGCGATCGGCGAGTCGCCCACCCACGCGTCGGCCGCCAGCACCGGCAGCACCGGCAGCAGCGGCAGCACCGCGCAGGACGATCCATGAGCTACTTCACCTCGCACCTGAGTGACATCGCGACCCTGCTCGGGCGCCACCTCTACCTCGCGGTGCTCCCGCTGCTCATCGGGCTGCTCATCGCGCTCCCGCTCGGCTGGCTGGCCCGAAGGTACTCCTGGCTCTACCCGCCGCTCATCATCGGGACCGGCCTGCTCTACACCCTGCCCTCGCTCGCGCTCTTCATCCTGCTGCCCGGGCTGCTCGGCACGCAGATCCTCGATCCGTTCAACGTGCTCGTCGCGATGACGGTCTACACCGTGGCCCTGCTCGTGCGCACCGTGGCCGACGGGCTCGGGGCGGTCCCCGTCGAGGTGCAGATGTCGGCGACCGCGATGGGGTACAAGCCACTGGCCCGGCTCGTGCGGGTCGAGCTGCCGCTGGCCGTGCCCGTCATCGCCGCCGGCTTGCGGGTGGCCGCCGTCAGCAACGTCAGCATCGTCAGCGTCGCCGCGATCATCGGTGTCTCGCAGCTGGGGTCGCTCTTCACCGACGGCTTCAACCGCAACTTCCTCGACCCCATCGTCATCGGCATCGTCGCCTGCGTGGTCCTCGCGCTCGTGCTCGACCTCACCATCGTCGGGCTCACCCGGGTGCTCACCCCGTGGCAGCGGCTGCGGGTGGCGTCGTGATCGGCGACGTCCTCGGGTGGCTCACCGACCCGGCCCATGCCGCCGACATCGGTCGCCGGCTGCTCGAGCACCTGGAGTACACCCTCGTGGCCGTGCTGGTGGCGGCGATCATCGCCGTGCCGCTCGGGCTGTGGATCGGGCACACCGGCCGGGGCAAGGTCCTCGTCGTGACGCTGGCCGGCGCGGCCCGGGCCATCCCGACCCTGGGGCTGCTCTACTTCGTCGTGCTCTTCCTCGGCCCCCGGCTGAGCGGTGACCTCGCGTTCTACCTGCCCAACGAGCTCGTGCTCGTCATTCTGGCCGTCCCGCCCATCCTGTCGGGCGTCTACGCCGGCATCGACGAGGTCGACCCCGCTGCGCGCGACGCGGCCAAGGGGATGGGGATGCGGGGCCTCGAGGTGCTGCGCAAGGTCGAGGTGCCGGTCGCCCTGCCCCTGATGCTCTCGGGGCTGCGGTCCGCCTTCCTCCAGGTCATCGCCACGGCGACGATCGCGGCGACCGCTGCCCTCGGCGGTCTCGGCCGCTTCCTCATCGACGGGCTCGCCGTGCGCGACTACACCCAGATGGCCTCGGGCGCCCTGCTCGTCGCGCTGCTGGCCATCGTCGTCGACCTCGTGCTCGCCACCGTCCAGCGACTCGTCGTCTCGCCCGGGGTCAGCGGCCGGGTCGACCGCCGCGCCGGCCGGGGCCGCGGGGGATCACCCGAGACCGCCGACCCCGCCGAGGCCGCGGTCTCGACCCACCGACCTGCCCTGCCCACCTCGGCCTGACCGCCCTCCGACGTCACGTGCACCACGTGACCTCCGCCAGAAGAGAGAATGTTTCCCATGAAGACCACTCCCACCGCCCTCGTCGCACTCTCCCTCGTCTCCGCGCTGAGCCTCGCCGCCTGCGGGTCGAGCAGCTCCGGTGACCCGCTCGGTGGCGGCGCCTCGGCGTCCGCGGCCCCGAGCGACACCATCGTCGTGGGCTCGGCCAACTTCCCCGAGTCCGAGCTGATCATGGACATCTACGCCGGCGCGCTGTCGGCCAAGGGCGTCAAGGTCTCGACCAAGCCCAACATCGGCAGCCGCGAGACCTATATCCCCGCGCTGCAGGACGGCTCGATCGACCTCGTTCCGGAGTACACCGGCGTGCTCGACAGCTACTTCGACAAGAACGCGAAGGCCACGACCTCCGACGAGGTCTACGCCGAGCTCAAGGCCGCGCTGCCGGCGACGCTCCTGGTGCTCGACAAGTCGGCGGCCGAGGACAAGGACAGCGTCGTCGTCACGAAGGACACCGCCGCGAAGTACAGCCTCAAGGCCATCTCCGACCTCGCGCCCGTGGCCAAGGACGTCGTGTTCGGGGGTCCGCCCGAGATGAAGACCCGCCCCACCGGCCTCCCCGGCCTGCTCAAGGTCTACGGCCTGACCTTCAAGGACTTCAAGGCCCTCGACGCGGGCGGCCCGCTCACCGTGCAGGCGCTCAAGAACGGTCAGGTGCAGGCGGCCGACCTCTTCAGTACCGACCCCAACGTCCCCGCCAACGGCTTCGTCGTCCTCGACGACCCCAAGTCGCTCTTCGCCGCGCAGAACATCGTGCCGCTCATCACCAAGAGCAAGTCGACCGAGACGGTCAACGGTGCGCTCAACGCGGTCTCGGCCAAGCTCGACACCACCACCCTGGCCGCTTTGGTCAAGCAGGTCGTCATCGACAAGAAGGATGCTTCCGAGGTGGCCAAGGGGTTCCTCGCGGCCAACGGGCTCGGCTGAGCCCCGGCGGAACCCGGCAGATCTGCACCACGGCACCCGGCACCACGACCACGGAGGGACAGGCATGGGCACACTGGCCGACGCCGAGACACGCATCCGCGAGGCGGCGATCCGACTGGTGCAGGAGCCCGGTGGGGGCGTGCGTGTGGAGGACTACGTCGCCACGCTCGCGGCCGCCACGGCCGAGGCGGCGCTGGCGGCGGCCGGCTTCGACGTCGAGCACCACGACCTCGTGCCCGGCTCGCTCCTGACCTACGACGCCGTCCGGGCGCGGCTGACCGGCGACCCGGTGACCAGCCCTGCCCCCGTCGGGACCGTGTGGTCCCTGCTCGAGCCCCTCGCCGGGCGGGCGGTGCCGGAGTCGGCGTTCCCCGACGCGGCCCAGCTCTACGCGCAGACCGAGCACCAGCTCATCAGCGCCGAGCCGGGCACCGTGGTCACGACGGTCGGGGCCGACCACGCACCGGCCCGCCCGCCGCTGCGCCAGGCCTACGAGCTGCGCCCGGCCGTGCTCGAGACCGAGCGGCTCTTCGGCGCTGCCGTCGCCGACCGCCACGTCGTCACGGCCACCGCCCTGCGGTCGGCGATCGACCAGACCAAGAGCGCCATCGACCCGGCCATCGCGCTGCGCCTCGCGCTCGAGGTGCTCTTCGGGGTGGCCCGGCTGGCCCCGATGAGGTCTGACGTGATCGCGACCTCCTGACGTGCGGCCGGGTGTCCTCCCCCTCCTCGCCGCCAACGTGGTCCGCCTGCTGCTCGCGGTCGCCGCCGTGGCGGTGGAGACGACGATGGTCGTGGCGGGCAGCCGCCCGGATGCCGAGCTCGAGGGGCTGCTCCTGCCGCTGGGCCTGGCGGCGGCGGTCGTCACCCTGCCCTACCTCGCGGTGACCGTGGTGGCCATCGTCGGGCTGGCGCGCGCGGGCGGGGCCGGGGTGCGCCCCACGACCGCCCTCGCCGTCGTCGACGTGGTCGTCGGGGCGGTGCTGGTCGGCGTCCTCGTGCGGGCGATGGTCATCGGCGACGCCTGGGCGAAGAGCCCGCTG
Proteins encoded in this region:
- a CDS encoding tyrosine-type recombinase/integrase, with the translated sequence MRKLPSGRWQGRYLGADGLRRTAPMTFRTKADALAWLAVKQSELLRGEWLDPDLGRITVDEYVTRWIVEHRLSPRTRDLYEGLNRLHIRPYLGAVPLGVMSTEKVRAWRSELLRTGRSEGVVAKSYRLLRAAMNTAVDDGRIGRNPCRLKGADAAHSAERPVASVAQVFALADAIGPQYRAFVLTAALTSLRWGELIALRRMDLDLVTGVAYVHRSLIETGGRLAVGPPKNNSVRTVTLPRVLVDELSLHLAARVPAGAESLVFTGERGATPRRGNWRANVGWVDAVAEAGIPAGFHFHDLRHTGNHLVAQAGASTRELMQRMGHSTMRAALIYQHATEARSQALAERLNALVVAEQDGRSQR
- a CDS encoding type II toxin-antitoxin system VapC family toxin, with amino-acid sequence MTLLALDTSVAIPLLVRSHTEHLAVARWWAGRDVVLSGHAAVETYSVLTRLPGDARVSAVDAARLMSSRFGPPLVLDPADQVDLPHELARAGIVGGAAYDAVVALAAMRHGAVLATRDGRARLTYEAIGVRHEVVG
- a CDS encoding AbrB/MazE/SpoVT family DNA-binding domain-containing protein; the encoded protein is MEATMDSVGRVVVPKAMRDALGLLPGSKVDISVYGAGLQLVPAGRTARIVADSGVLVVAAVTPIDDDIVFGLIDSGRR
- a CDS encoding response regulator transcription factor encodes the protein MTGATTVLLVDDHQMVRTGLATLVEAADDLHVVGQAADGRAAVELAAQLTPDVVLMDLSMPVMDGVQATREVLLASPETRVVVLTSFSDRERVTDALAAGAIGYLLKDCEPAELLAAVRSAAAGHVPLDPRIARVLLPTSGAPRPGDGLSSREREVLAHVAEGLANKQIGRKLGISERTVKAHLGRVFREIGVADRTSAALWARDHP
- the dcd gene encoding dCTP deaminase; protein product: MLLSDRDIRAEVEAGRVRLDPWDPEMVQPSSVDVRLDKYFRLFDNHKYPYIDPAEEQPDLTRLVEVASDEPFILHPGEFVLGSILETVTLPDDVAARVEGKSSLGRLGLLTHATAGFVDPGFSGHVTLELSNVATLPIKLWPGMKVGQLCFFRLSSPVEHAYGSAKHGSHYQGQRGPTASRSYENFHRTQV
- a CDS encoding SDR family oxidoreductase; amino-acid sequence: MDLGLDGVVALVVGGGGLIGRAVGRALQAEGATVVLAGRTPQTLAAAAEAIGGSVETMVLDSGDDDSIRRGVDEIVARHGAIGVLVNAAAPSARTLDPARNSDPQQVAQAFEAKAMGYLRCANAVLPGMRGAGFGRVVNVSGQNAFLTGSITGAVRNGAVAILSKGLADECAGTGVTVNVVHPGVVRDGAATEVAVGAPGESTPEQVAAVVVFLASRAAGAVSGESVAVGHRVRGVSAY
- a CDS encoding helix-turn-helix domain-containing protein: MRLRTATDVGDLVRDARRAMGLTQGELARQAGVTSRWLSGLEDGKDRVDLGPALRVLDLLGVSLEATTQVRACGEPARVDLDALIRSHLPVEPWQHPPA